CGGCACAACAAGATTCTCGGTCGGGTCAGCCTCAAGCCGCAGCTCGGCCGTCAGATACCGATAGAACATTCTTAGTGAAGACACCTTGCGGGCAATGGTTGCCGGCGTCAGTCCAAGTGCTGCAAGCCGGCCAATGTATGACTGCACGTCATTCCGAGTGACTGCTTCTGGATGCTCTGCAGCCTGCGGTCGGGTCTGGAAGAACTGCGAAACATCGGTCAGATAGAACCCCACGGTTTTCTGCACCAAACTCCGCTCGACCAGTAGATAGCTGGCAAAGCGCTCAAGTATCTGCGCACCCGGCCCAGTCAGGGTTTCAGACCCGCGTCCGGCATCAGCCAAGCGGGTCCTGGCGCGTGACGACCGTATCTTTCCGGTAGTGGTCATTCTTGTCCGGGTGGTCCTGGTTGAAATGCAGCCCGCGCGACTCCGGTCGGCGCCGGGCGCAGCCAACAATGAGCCGCGCAACTGTCAGCAGGTTCCGCGTCTCAAGTGCGTGGACTCCCGTAGCCGGCTCGCTTTCAACCTCGGCCGCAAGTTCGGCCAGTCTTGCCGCCGCCTTTGCCAGACCGACATCGCTCCGCACGATACCGGCATAGTCCCACATCAACTGTCTTAGCTCAGCACGCACCGCCTCAGCTCGCTGTCCGGCTACGCCACTCTGGGCTCCGATTATCTGGTCCTGTTTTTCACAGACTGCATGCCTCCTGCCCTGCGGTCGGTCTGCTCCGGCCTTTTGTGCTGCCCGGTCGGCAAACACCAGGGCCTCGAGCAGCGAGTTCGAAGCCAGCCGGTTCGCACCGTGGAGTCCGGTGCAAGCGCACTCACCAGCCGCAAAAAGTCCAGGAACAGTTGTCTCAGCCCAGGAATTCACCAACAGTCCGCCGCAAACGTAATGTGCTGCCGGCACCACCGGAATCGGTTGCCGGGTAATGTCAATCCCGAAACGTAGGCACGTCTCATAGATGTGCGGAAAACGCTGCCTGGTGCGCTCTGCATCAAGATGGGTCGCATCGAGCAGTACGTATTGCTCTCCGCGCCTCTTCAGCTCGGAGTCAATTGCCCTTGCAACCGCATCCCTCGGTGCGAGTGAACCTTCAGGATGATACCGCTCCATGAACGTCGCACCATCCTGGGTCCGGAGTATCGCACCCTCTCCCCTAACGGCTTCGGACACAAGAAACGTCCGGCCGTCAATGTCCGAACCCCATAGTGCGGTTGGATGAAACTGAATGAACTCCATGTTGGCGATACTGGCACCGGCCCGAAAGCCCATTGCGATGCCGTCGCCCGTCGCAATCGGCGGGTTGGTCGTGTGCTGGTAGGCCTGACCGATCCCCCCGGTCGCCAAAAGCGTTGTGCCGGCCAGCACCGTCTCAATCCGGCCCGAGCGGTGGTCCAGCACGGTCGCACCACAGCACCGGCCGCGCTCGTCAACAAGAACGTCCAGAGCAAAATGCTGCTCTGAGATTGTGACGCCGGTAGCCGACCGCACCGTTCTGACAAGACCATGCTCGATGGCAAGGCCGGTATGGTCTTGGGCGTGTACGATTCGGCGGCGGCGATGGCCACCCTCCTGACCAAGATCGAAGTGCGCTACTCCGTGTGCGTTGCGGTGCGTGGAGAACTCAACTCCAAGGTCAGCGAGCTCACGCACCAGCGCCGGGCCGGCGTCAACTACCAGTCTGACGACTTCGGGCTTGGCAAGCCCCTGTCCTGCGACCAGTGTGTCTTCGTAGTGGATGTCAGGTGAATCGTCTTCCGCGACCGCCGCAGCGATTCCACCCTGCGCGTAGTTGGTGTTGGACTCGGTATCTTCCTTCTTGGTGATGACCAGTACCGTTCCGTACCGGCTGACCTTGTAGGTGAACCACAGGCCGGCAATCCCAGACCCGATTACCAAGAAGTCAAACCGATGGACGCTCAAGTATCTAGCGGTTAATTGTCAATGGCCAATGACCAAACCATCATCAAGGCTCGGCGAACCGGGCCGGGTAGCCGGAAAGGTCCGGTTTTCTGTCCAATTGGCTCTCCGCCCATCCGTCTCCCCTGCTTTGCCGGCTTTCCGTATTTCCGCCTAGAACCGGTACCGCAGTTCGAGCGAAGCCACGTCCTCGCCTGGCCCAATTTCCAGCCGCGATTGCCCTTGGGGCGAGCGAAGAAAGAAAGCACAGTCGAGCACACTAGCGAGCCGGTTCAGGAGCAGGCCCGCTGCAGTAAATCCGGCTCGCTGGGCCGCGGCGCGGGCCGAGCGCCGCGTGCGCCAGAAATAGTATCGCGCCGAATCCGAACTCCAGTCCCAGGCCTTCTCGCCAAAGTAGCCATTCTCCTCATAGTATTCGTGCTGAGCGACCGGGTCATCTGGAAACCGGCTGCGAGCCTCGCGTCTGACGTCCTCGTTGTACTCATCGGCATTGTCGTAGCGCTCAAGCGCCGTGTAGTATCGGGACTCCCGCAACGTGATGTCAGCACCAGCCTCGCGCGCGGCGACAAGCCTTGCGTCCTGTTCCCGGCTTGAACCATACCAGGAAAACCCGGCCCAGGCCAGCCAGCCAGCACCATCAACCCAGAGCATCGCCTCCCCGCGATTTCTGGCTCCCAGCATCAGCTGTCCGGCCCCAGGCAGCGCGGCTGAAGCAACTATCGCAACTCCCCTGCTGGCGCCAAGGCCTGTGCCCACAGCCAACAGCAAACCGGTCAGCATCAGCCTGCCCTGAATCGTCATCCATCGGGTGTTGGTCCGCGTTTTCTTGCAATCTGTATTTGCTGGCAATGTTCCTCCGTTACCTGACGACAAGCTTTCTGGTCAATTGTTGTCCATTGGACTCAATCCGGCAGAGATAAACTCCCCGGCCTAGAGAGCCGAGGTCCAGCACTTGCCTGCCACCTGCTACCTCAGCCGCAAGCACCTTGCGACCGGCCCGGTCCAACACATGAACAAGAGCCGGCCCCACCGACCCGATATCGACCAGGAACCGCCCCGCCGATACCGTCGGTCTGACCCATGCCTCTGGCTTAGCGCTGGCAACCGGGTTCGCGATACCAACCAGCTCCCAGTCAGTAAGCTTGGCGAATATGTCCCATCCTTGGTGTCGGCGGTTATCGGTCCACGCAAATGCGAGCACCTGTCTGGCCGCTACGCTCTGACCTACAGTCCAGTGGTGGTTGTTCGGGAAAAGGCCAGGCTGATTCACACGTCGGTTTCCGCTGACCCTGGTCCGGTCGGCCCGAAAACGCTGGCAGTAGATCTGGGGCGTACCGGGCGAGTCACGTTCGTCGTTGAACGCTAGTGCGAGCCGGCCAGAGTCGTCGAATGCGCAGGTCGGTGAGTAGCAATCGGTTTCAGTCGTGTTGTCATTGACCCGCTCATTTCCGCCCAGTCTTGCGCCAGTAGAGTCGAACCACTGCATATAAACGTCATAGATGTCGTTTCTCGTGTCCTCCCAGGCCACCACGAACTGACCGTTGTCTGAAACCGCGCATGCCGGATACCCCTGGTACACATTACCGGTGTCAATGCTGACCATGATATTTGGCCCGACCCGGGAACCATCCGGCCGAAACAACTGGCAGTATATGTCGCCGTCGCCTTGCCGGTAATCCATCCAGGCTGCGACAAGCCAGCCATTGCGGCTCATGGCCACGCTCGCATAGTACTGATTGCCGCCGCCGTCCGAGAGCACGAACTCCGGCCCTTCGGGCTGACCGTCCGGCCTGTAGCGCCGGCAGAACACCCGGTATGCGTCTTCTCGTCCGTCCATCCACACTACCGCCGCGCGGTTCGATGTGTCCATTGCACAATATGAATACCACTGAAATGCGCCACTTGTATCTGAGTTTACCAGGAAATTCGGGCCCACCGGCATGCCGACCGCATCAAGAAACCGACCGTAGATGCTGAACTCTCCATCACGGTTGTCCGTCCATGTCGCAATGAACCGTCCCTTGCCGGCTGCGACCGCAGCGTAGTACTGGGAGGCGCCAGAAATGCCATCATCATTGAGCTTAACATTCGGCCCGACTGTCTGTCCGGACGCGTCAAATACGCTGCGGTAGATGTCGCACTCACCACTGCGTTCGTCCTCCCAAGCGACAACCGTGTTTCCGATGGCGTCCATGCCAATTGAAGACACCCGCTGATGAGAACTTGCGGTGTCGTCGTTTACCCGAAAGCTCGCTGTCTGCGGCGTGCCATCCCGGCCGAACCTGCGGCAGTACAGATCGTTGTTACCGTTGCGCCGGTCAACCCAGACGACCCAGTACCCGCCGTCCGGACATGCCGCGACCGTTGGAGCACCCTGGTCGGTGCTTGTAGCGTCGTCATTCACGAGAAAGTTAGAACCGAGCGCCGTACCTGAGCCTGAGTAGCGCTGAGCGTACACATCACTGTTGCCGTTCCTGCGGTCGGCCCACGTGACGAGATACTCACCGAGTCGGTTCGCACCAACGCTAACTGCCGACTGGTCAGCCGGGCCAACATCGTCATTCACCTTGACATTTCCGCCAAGAGGCTGGCCAAGTGAGTTGTAGAACTGGACGTATGCGTCCCATTGTCCGGTTCTGCGGTCTTCCCAACACACGGCAAACCCGCCGTCCGGAGTACAAGCGACGGCCGGCGCCCACTGAATGCTGTCATTCGTCGTCACCTGAATATTCGAGCCCAGCCGGTTGCCGAGCCGATCGAACCGCTGGCAGAAGATGTTCCAATCATAGGCGTTCAGCCCTCGACCGTCCATCCATGCTACGACGAACCGGCCCGAGTCGTCGCACGAAACACTTGGCTCGTACTGATTGGCCCGGCCGATCGGGTCGTCATTGACCCGAAAGTTGGTATCGCGCGGTGTACCATCCGGTGCGAGGAACTGAGCGAAGATGTCGCCGGTTATGCCAAAGCGCCGGTCATCCCAAGCGATGAGCGCCGTACCGTCCGGCCCCATCGCCGCGCCCGAGAAGCTCTGGTCTCCTGGCACGCCGGAATCACTTACCCGGAAGTTGTCGCCAAGCCGCTGACCTGATGCGTCAAACCGCTGACAGAAAAGGTCTGAGTTGCCAATGTCGCGTCGGTCCTCCCAACTGGAAAGATACCTGCCATCCGGACTCATAGCGACCGCCGGGTCACCCTGCCAACCCATAGTCGCATCAGTATTCAGCCGCTCATTCTGGCCCAAAGGATTCCCAGCCGAGTCGAACCGTTGGAACCACACGTCCGCATCGCCGTCCCGGAACTCGTACCAGACCACTACGAACCGACCTGAGCGGTCGCTTGCAATCGAGGGACCATCCTGCCTCGCGCCACCATAATCGTCGTCATTACACACAAAGTCGTCACGAACAACGCTATCAAGGAGAGACGGAGCAGATAATCGAAGGGGCGGGTACCGGTACGCTTGATGTGATGGTATCGAACGGTCAGGCAGCGGTCGCGGACAGGTCGGCGAACGCTCGCGGAGCATCTTGTCCAACCCCGGGTGTCCGGTCGCGAACGCCGTGCCACAAACCAAGAACAGAAGAACGTCGCAGAACAGTGCCCCACGTCTCATTTCGCACAGCCCTTGTTCGAGAGCTCTCGTAACCACGTTGCTTCGCCGTCGGCATCCGCGCGTATCCTCGTCCACGTCGGGTCTGTGAACATTGAACTATCTGACAATCGCCAGCTTTGTGAACTTTACCTCGGTTTTGCCCGCGCACTCAACCTCAAGGCGGACCACATACAGTCCGGGTGAGTATTCAGTGAGGTCTATCACGGCCTCGTTATCGGCTACAGGCAGGGCCGGGCCTTCGAAAGACCGGCCCGCACGTTCACCAGCCATGTCCAATAACTGCACTCTGACCTTGGCTTGACCCGAACCGAGGCGATAGCGGACCGCGACCTCTTTCGCCGCCGGATTGGGGTACACAAAGAATGAAGTCACCAGTTCGGCCGGCGGTTCTGGCATGACCGGTAGCTCGTTGTCCGGCATAAGTCCGGTGTGACATGGGTCGTGATAGGCGCAGCCCCACCTTATACCTTGGGCCGAGGCCGGCAGGTCCCATACGTAGAAAACTCCGTTGTTCGCGCCAACACAGAGTTCAACATCACCATCCTTGTCCAGGTCCACGGCGAGCGGAACCGCGCTGATGCCCGCAGTACTCATGAGTGGGAAGTACTGTAGCATGCGACCATCCGTGCCCCTGAACCCTAGGAGTCCGTATCGGGGCGAGCCGATTGCGAGGTCGGTCAAACCGTCTCCGTCTAGGTCAACACAGACCGGCGAGGAGGTATACTGAAAATACACGTCGTAGTAGATTATCCAGTTTCCGGCCAGCTCGTAAGTCTCATACGTGGAATCCTGCTTGAACGGGAAGTTGGTTACGAGCGTCGCATTCCGGTTGAAGGCAAACAAGTCGTTCATTGAGGCCAGGGCGAAATCCGGGTATCCATCCGCGTTCAGGTCTGCTGCGGCTAACGTCCCTCGGAACGGCTGACGAATGATTTCCCTTGACTGGTGTTTGATCTCACCGGACAGGCTTACGACAAAAAGCCGGTTGTTGAACTCTGACCCTGCCACGACCGCAATTTCCTTTTCCCCGTCCCGGTCAAAATCACCGACCAGTGGCTGACTTGTGTTGTAGTAGGGGACGTTGCTCAAAACCACAGGAAAGCCCGGCGCCAGGCTACCGTCCGAGTTGTAAACAAACAGCCGGCCATCACCGGAGAGCAGTACTATCTGCGGCCTGACCGTATCGGTCACAGCAACCGGAGCCCTTATCTCAGTCCCGACCTCAACCGGAAAACCGGACAGAAGCTCCAGACCGTTGTGCCATGCCCAGGCGTATAGCTTCATATCAGTTGAGCCGACAATGATGTCCTTCTTGCCGTCCCCATCCAGGTCTGCAAGCACCGGTGTCGCCAGAATACGGTCCCCGGTTGCAACCTCGCTCATCAGGCCTGCAAGCGGTATCATCTTGACCAGACCATCGTTGCCGGCCACAACGACCTCCAGACGCTCGTCACCCGAAACGTCTCCGATTGCCAAGTCTGCATACGTCGAAGTCCGGACACTGAGCGAACGCGCGAGCCGACCGTCGCTTCGCCAGATGCTCAAAAGACCGGCCGTATCCAGTACTGCAATCTCAAGTGAATCATCGTGGTCAATATCGGCCGCGAAGGCCGAGAGCAGCGGTTCGTCGCTTGCTGTCTTTGGAAATCCCTTCTGGTACAGGTCCCAGTTGATGCTCACGCCGATGATGGTGTCCTTAAGCCGGTCGGTTGAGTCTGCCTCGCCCAGGAGTCGCACCGACAGAAAACTCTTGCCATAGTAACCGTCGCTTGGCGGATTGGTTCTAACGTCAAACCGGTCATTGTACCCGCCTTTGAAAAACGGGTCATACTTGTTACCGTAGATTTCCGAGTACGGGTCCCAGGACTGGTACCACGGAACGTCGAAGTCCTGCACACCGTCCGCTTCCTCCAGGTCCACACCTTTGCGCTCCGGGAAAATGTTGATGGCGTTGTACGGCCCATAGTCAGCAATCACCGACTCATCCACGTGCCAGACTAGAATTCCAGACCCTGGCTGAAAGAAGTCATACTCA
This sequence is a window from candidate division WOR-3 bacterium. Protein-coding genes within it:
- the nadB gene encoding L-aspartate oxidase codes for the protein MVIGSGIAGLWFTYKVSRYGTVLVITKKEDTESNTNYAQGGIAAAVAEDDSPDIHYEDTLVAGQGLAKPEVVRLVVDAGPALVRELADLGVEFSTHRNAHGVAHFDLGQEGGHRRRRIVHAQDHTGLAIEHGLVRTVRSATGVTISEQHFALDVLVDERGRCCGATVLDHRSGRIETVLAGTTLLATGGIGQAYQHTTNPPIATGDGIAMGFRAGASIANMEFIQFHPTALWGSDIDGRTFLVSEAVRGEGAILRTQDGATFMERYHPEGSLAPRDAVARAIDSELKRRGEQYVLLDATHLDAERTRQRFPHIYETCLRFGIDITRQPIPVVPAAHYVCGGLLVNSWAETTVPGLFAAGECACTGLHGANRLASNSLLEALVFADRAAQKAGADRPQGRRHAVCEKQDQIIGAQSGVAGQRAEAVRAELRQLMWDYAGIVRSDVGLAKAAARLAELAAEVESEPATGVHALETRNLLTVARLIVGCARRRPESRGLHFNQDHPDKNDHYRKDTVVTRQDPLG
- a CDS encoding T9SS type A sorting domain-containing protein; the encoded protein is MVTRALEQGLCEMRRGALFCDVLLFLVCGTAFATGHPGLDKMLRERSPTCPRPLPDRSIPSHQAYRYPPLRLSAPSLLDSVVRDDFVCNDDDYGGARQDGPSIASDRSGRFVVVWYEFRDGDADVWFQRFDSAGNPLGQNERLNTDATMGWQGDPAVAMSPDGRYLSSWEDRRDIGNSDLFCQRFDASGQRLGDNFRVSDSGVPGDQSFSGAAMGPDGTALIAWDDRRFGITGDIFAQFLAPDGTPRDTNFRVNDDPIGRANQYEPSVSCDDSGRFVVAWMDGRGLNAYDWNIFCQRFDRLGNRLGSNIQVTTNDSIQWAPAVACTPDGGFAVCWEDRRTGQWDAYVQFYNSLGQPLGGNVKVNDDVGPADQSAVSVGANRLGEYLVTWADRRNGNSDVYAQRYSGSGTALGSNFLVNDDATSTDQGAPTVAACPDGGYWVVWVDRRNGNNDLYCRRFGRDGTPQTASFRVNDDTASSHQRVSSIGMDAIGNTVVAWEDERSGECDIYRSVFDASGQTVGPNVKLNDDGISGASQYYAAVAAGKGRFIATWTDNRDGEFSIYGRFLDAVGMPVGPNFLVNSDTSGAFQWYSYCAMDTSNRAAVVWMDGREDAYRVFCRRYRPDGQPEGPEFVLSDGGGNQYYASVAMSRNGWLVAAWMDYRQGDGDIYCQLFRPDGSRVGPNIMVSIDTGNVYQGYPACAVSDNGQFVVAWEDTRNDIYDVYMQWFDSTGARLGGNERVNDNTTETDCYSPTCAFDDSGRLALAFNDERDSPGTPQIYCQRFRADRTRVSGNRRVNQPGLFPNNHHWTVGQSVAARQVLAFAWTDNRRHQGWDIFAKLTDWELVGIANPVASAKPEAWVRPTVSAGRFLVDIGSVGPALVHVLDRAGRKVLAAEVAGGRQVLDLGSLGRGVYLCRIESNGQQLTRKLVVR
- a CDS encoding immune inhibitor A domain-containing protein, with protein sequence MLTLVKPGRRPSSEFVRQQNRFIRSFTKLQSDTKPFDRFPFYPTEDDKAAIQRMRLGQKVTKRVLCLRVEFVEDTTPLTTGNGKMDTLGFLAPDSGLFYDPPHFKTYFGRQMEGARNYFRAQSLGRLDVEYKVFPEAEKECYQLPRQMQFYGDTTSWEAVEVGLVRLMRDAFKIADADPAIRFSDYDEYVIFHAGSGLQSDFGLRQDSPFDLLAGEIPAGALEAYLGVPYILVDEGRTRIEQATVLPEMMRQDTMYGDQTNLAGMVGLAGTLCHELSHLFGAYDLYDVTGVTMGVGGWSLMGYGGWLGDYGAGAPPGVIPGFLDAYHRVHLGFVTPIEVRVPRESVMVYAAQMDTALFGQRSGPGTPTIVKVPITADEYFLIENRQVDVAQPDTIDVDVEDGVLISVAYNEYDFFQPGSGILVWHVDESVIADYGPYNAINIFPERKGVDLEEADGVQDFDVPWYQSWDPYSEIYGNKYDPFFKGGYNDRFDVRTNPPSDGYYGKSFLSVRLLGEADSTDRLKDTIIGVSINWDLYQKGFPKTASDEPLLSAFAADIDHDDSLEIAVLDTAGLLSIWRSDGRLARSLSVRTSTYADLAIGDVSGDERLEVVVAGNDGLVKMIPLAGLMSEVATGDRILATPVLADLDGDGKKDIIVGSTDMKLYAWAWHNGLELLSGFPVEVGTEIRAPVAVTDTVRPQIVLLSGDGRLFVYNSDGSLAPGFPVVLSNVPYYNTSQPLVGDFDRDGEKEIAVVAGSEFNNRLFVVSLSGEIKHQSREIIRQPFRGTLAAADLNADGYPDFALASMNDLFAFNRNATLVTNFPFKQDSTYETYELAGNWIIYYDVYFQYTSSPVCVDLDGDGLTDLAIGSPRYGLLGFRGTDGRMLQYFPLMSTAGISAVPLAVDLDKDGDVELCVGANNGVFYVWDLPASAQGIRWGCAYHDPCHTGLMPDNELPVMPEPPAELVTSFFVYPNPAAKEVAVRYRLGSGQAKVRVQLLDMAGERAGRSFEGPALPVADNEAVIDLTEYSPGLYVVRLEVECAGKTEVKFTKLAIVR